A window of Ignisphaera sp. contains these coding sequences:
- a CDS encoding PIN domain-containing protein has product MVVIETDLVLALASKTDKRHLEAMNIVRNVKHLMLSPYTLVELEILIKSNKIKVILPDFYKALDQVIQFYSIGIIQVKPIHMVIAQKLRETYGLTHFDSLHASVAIAENDVLLSYNNVYSKIVELKYLHPTKLLKSNSYH; this is encoded by the coding sequence ATGGTGGTTATAGAAACAGATCTCGTACTAGCTTTAGCGTCTAAGACAGATAAACGCCATCTAGAAGCAATGAACATCGTCAGAAATGTGAAGCATCTGATGTTATCTCCCTACACATTAGTTGAGTTAGAGATACTGATAAAGTCTAACAAGATAAAGGTTATTCTACCAGATTTTTATAAAGCTCTAGACCAAGTCATACAGTTCTATAGCATAGGGATCATCCAGGTGAAACCTATCCACATGGTTATAGCTCAGAAACTTAGAGAAACATATGGTCTCACCCATTTCGATAGCCTCCATGCATCAGTAGCTATAGCTGAAAACGATGTTCTATTGAGCTACAATAATGTGTATAGCAAGATAGTAGAGCTAAAATATCTTCATCCAACCAAATTATTGAAATCCAATAGCTATCACTAA
- a CDS encoding AbrB/MazE/SpoVT family DNA-binding domain-containing protein, protein MEVIVRIDAKGCIMIPSDIRKKLGIDNIVRLRVEEDKIIVERIKDPIEFLELSVVSGTNDVEMEIGMLRKAIDEEIEGGI, encoded by the coding sequence ATGGAGGTTATTGTTAGGATAGATGCTAAAGGCTGTATTATGATACCTAGCGATATTAGGAAAAAGCTAGGTATTGATAATATTGTTCGTCTTCGTGTTGAAGAAGATAAGATTATTGTTGAGCGTATTAAAGATCCTATAGAGTTTCTAGAGCTATCGGTTGTTAGCGGTACGAATGATGTAGAGATGGAGATCGGTATGCTTAGAAAGGCTATCGATGAAGAGATAGAGGGAGGTATATAG
- a CDS encoding beta-galactosidase codes for MDGSRVFLMCGEVHYFRVPRALWYDRLLKVRRAGFNCAASYIPWNWHEPEEDSAIFSNRVFDSPYESNLFSRDLESYIQMIKSLGMFFVARPGPYICSEWDSGGHPNWLYRKTKVLRSIDKDYIEAVEKWYRVVLPIIARYTVPRNGPTILLQIENEYFWGDAPYILKLYEIARKYVEDIPIVTNEDWFLEDTPIANTIDDYPVPWDIEEFDNKIKSYMKMRKGFLKMFMELEGGWFTYFGSLYPTSRGSIPAEWSETLLKTAIGLGINSVNIYMFHGGTNPGYYTGKYITSSYDYEAPIREWGELSQRYYVLKRIAMFIKSFSKLLTKTVPVDGAVEVSNKDVEVFARVSDSGAIAILRNLDIYPKLTKIIYRGHVYPYRNIVMVPHRNAKIVLLDTEIEDTPFRILYTLSEPLLIERFDVDTLIMVYGDVSEVGEIGIESSKPISIVYTEGMDVDKRNDRLVILSYVHSYIDSIAILESEGRRLYIVALSRDRASRTWYIDDVDPPIIVVSNIYFIGRTTSREDGLVLEAEVDEESCGSILLVSSRPLSSIYVNGRSIEFENMHGVLYRSSLSQDFCRDIDQHKIMYGHMWRYREDIIDVDGREIEAMKPLEIVGYTSNGYYIYTIDFNIDRDVFKYLKNSYIYISYFNDYATAILNGKTLGSRYHTLEIDASNILKEGANRLTILLEATGHPNDGLVYIPNGIVGGIYLGKLEEIQLNDWRYIKIQTRYGRDFSMARFINNPEEVVKILNNIDAESSSDTANSLEKQGLYIKYLDIDKKRGRYILDLGKATYYSNYFYYPRALIFVNKRYVSIYTGPIDITEYLTEGINEIAVYIDWSRIALHPILKIYQYKVNGLWKVKPYTKGLEEKWYTEDLDDSSWSCIEIPKIFKDTEGRVLWIRNKIHIDYPIDTVAPLKLIIKASNVKILVFFNGQIIGRYVDEGPQREFYIPEPLLKNGLNTIALAVHVTSSRASIDSIRIEPFYVNKKLAIELEW; via the coding sequence ATTGATGGCTCTAGAGTCTTTTTGATGTGTGGTGAAGTTCATTATTTTAGAGTGCCTAGAGCTCTGTGGTATGATCGTTTGCTGAAGGTTAGGAGAGCTGGTTTTAATTGCGCTGCTAGCTATATTCCATGGAATTGGCATGAACCTGAAGAAGATAGTGCAATATTTAGCAATAGGGTTTTTGATTCACCTTATGAATCAAATTTGTTTAGTAGAGATTTAGAGAGCTATATCCAGATGATCAAGAGTTTGGGTATGTTTTTTGTAGCTAGACCAGGGCCATACATATGTTCTGAATGGGATAGTGGTGGACATCCTAACTGGCTTTATAGAAAAACAAAGGTGCTTAGATCTATTGATAAAGACTATATCGAAGCTGTTGAGAAATGGTATAGAGTTGTGCTACCGATAATAGCTCGATACACAGTTCCACGTAATGGTCCTACGATTCTTCTCCAAATCGAGAACGAGTATTTCTGGGGTGATGCTCCATACATATTGAAGCTCTACGAGATAGCTAGAAAATATGTAGAGGATATACCTATAGTTACAAATGAGGATTGGTTTCTAGAGGATACACCTATTGCAAACACTATAGATGATTATCCAGTACCATGGGATATAGAGGAATTCGACAATAAGATCAAGAGCTATATGAAGATGCGGAAAGGTTTCTTGAAGATGTTTATGGAGCTAGAGGGTGGATGGTTTACATACTTTGGCTCACTCTATCCCACTAGTAGAGGATCTATTCCTGCTGAATGGAGTGAAACTCTATTGAAGACAGCAATAGGATTAGGAATCAATTCAGTAAATATATACATGTTTCATGGAGGAACAAATCCAGGGTACTATACAGGTAAATATATAACGTCTTCGTATGACTATGAAGCACCAATAAGAGAGTGGGGAGAGCTATCGCAGAGATACTATGTCTTGAAGAGGATAGCTATGTTCATCAAGTCATTCAGCAAACTTTTAACAAAAACAGTCCCTGTTGATGGTGCTGTAGAGGTGAGCAATAAAGATGTTGAGGTATTTGCTAGAGTTAGTGATAGTGGAGCTATAGCTATCTTAAGGAATCTAGATATATACCCTAAACTCACGAAGATTATCTACAGAGGTCATGTATATCCATACAGAAACATTGTTATGGTTCCTCATAGAAATGCTAAAATAGTTCTCCTAGATACTGAGATAGAGGATACTCCATTCAGGATTCTTTATACATTATCAGAACCGCTACTCATAGAGAGATTCGATGTAGATACTCTCATCATGGTTTATGGTGATGTATCTGAAGTTGGAGAAATAGGTATAGAGTCTAGTAAACCTATATCTATTGTGTATACAGAAGGTATGGATGTGGATAAGAGGAACGATAGATTAGTTATATTAAGTTATGTGCATAGCTACATAGACTCTATAGCTATTCTAGAATCAGAAGGTAGGAGGTTATATATTGTGGCTCTATCTAGAGATAGAGCTAGTAGAACATGGTATATAGATGATGTAGATCCTCCAATTATTGTGGTATCGAATATATACTTCATTGGGCGAACAACATCTAGAGAAGATGGCTTGGTTCTAGAAGCAGAAGTTGATGAAGAGAGCTGTGGATCTATACTACTTGTATCTTCTAGACCTCTCTCATCTATATACGTGAACGGTAGATCTATAGAGTTTGAGAATATGCATGGAGTTCTCTATAGATCTAGTCTTAGTCAAGATTTCTGTAGAGATATAGATCAACACAAAATTATGTATGGACATATGTGGAGATATAGAGAGGATATCATAGATGTCGATGGGAGAGAGATAGAGGCAATGAAGCCTCTAGAGATTGTTGGATATACATCTAATGGCTACTACATATATACAATAGACTTCAATATAGATAGAGATGTTTTTAAGTACCTCAAGAATTCTTATATCTATATAAGCTACTTTAACGATTATGCTACAGCTATACTTAATGGAAAAACACTTGGATCAAGATACCATACTCTAGAAATAGATGCATCAAATATACTGAAAGAAGGTGCAAATAGATTAACTATACTTCTAGAAGCTACTGGTCATCCAAATGATGGTCTTGTCTATATCCCCAATGGTATTGTTGGAGGCATATACCTAGGTAAACTTGAAGAGATTCAGCTAAACGACTGGAGATACATAAAGATACAGACTAGATATGGTAGAGACTTCAGTATGGCTAGATTCATTAACAATCCTGAGGAAGTGGTAAAGATACTGAATAATATAGATGCAGAGAGTTCTAGTGATACAGCTAATTCTCTTGAGAAACAAGGTCTCTATATAAAGTATCTAGATATAGATAAAAAGAGAGGTAGATATATTCTAGATCTAGGTAAAGCTACATACTATAGTAACTACTTCTACTATCCAAGAGCCCTAATATTTGTGAACAAGAGATATGTCTCGATATATACAGGACCTATAGATATAACAGAGTATCTTACTGAAGGTATTAACGAAATTGCTGTATATATAGATTGGTCTCGTATAGCTCTACACCCAATCCTAAAGATATATCAGTATAAGGTCAATGGTTTATGGAAAGTTAAACCATATACCAAAGGACTAGAGGAGAAGTGGTATACAGAGGATCTAGATGATAGCTCGTGGAGCTGTATAGAGATCCCCAAGATCTTTAAGGATACCGAAGGTAGAGTTCTATGGATCAGAAACAAGAT